Proteins co-encoded in one Haladaptatus sp. ZSTT2 genomic window:
- the cofH gene encoding 7,8-didemethyl-8-hydroxy-5-deazariboflavin synthase subunit CofH, with protein MTDAFPTRTNVPRGLFDFEQLPETDQSFENALAKARAGERLGVADGVELLTTGTETDTIDLQRMELVLEAADHRRADVCGEDVTFVANLNNNVTTACNVGCLFCNFKDPAGQFEADYQGEMGGFTKTPAESREIVRDALEMGIYEVCSVSGLHPGFALNDEHHEILASAEEPVNYKPPEAYNVSPGTYVEQMAAMSADGAHLHSMTPEEAYHASRGTDWTYEKIYRELKDAGLASVPGTAAEILVDEVREAICPGKIDTQGWLDAMEAAANVGLDTTATIMYGHVENEMHRILHLEKIRALQERTGNITEFVPLSFIHQNTPLKEKGMVDSGASRAEDLLMIAVSRLYLDNIDNIQSSWVKYGDEHGLAMLNAGANDFMGTILSEEITKRAGGQYGEVRTFDEYVDMITSIGRVPVERSTDYRQKRRIDPDVRPAGPMLGPKADGTPMFTKKTPTAD; from the coding sequence ATGACCGACGCCTTCCCCACGAGAACGAACGTTCCGCGCGGGCTCTTTGACTTTGAGCAGCTGCCTGAGACGGACCAGTCGTTCGAAAACGCCCTCGCCAAAGCCCGCGCTGGTGAGCGATTGGGCGTCGCCGACGGCGTCGAACTGCTGACCACGGGCACGGAAACAGACACCATCGACCTCCAACGGATGGAACTCGTCTTAGAAGCCGCAGACCACAGGCGGGCAGACGTGTGTGGCGAGGACGTGACCTTCGTCGCCAACCTCAACAACAACGTCACGACAGCGTGCAACGTCGGCTGTCTGTTCTGCAACTTCAAAGACCCGGCCGGGCAGTTCGAAGCCGACTACCAAGGCGAGATGGGCGGGTTCACGAAAACGCCCGCTGAATCGCGGGAAATCGTCCGTGACGCCCTCGAAATGGGCATCTACGAGGTGTGTTCGGTGTCGGGGCTGCACCCCGGCTTCGCGCTCAACGACGAACACCACGAGATTCTCGCAAGCGCCGAGGAGCCAGTCAACTACAAACCGCCGGAAGCCTACAACGTCTCTCCGGGCACCTACGTCGAACAGATGGCAGCGATGAGCGCAGACGGCGCACACCTCCACTCGATGACGCCGGAAGAGGCGTATCACGCCAGCCGCGGAACCGACTGGACCTACGAGAAAATCTACCGCGAGCTAAAAGACGCGGGCCTCGCAAGCGTCCCCGGAACGGCCGCAGAAATCCTCGTAGACGAAGTGCGTGAGGCAATCTGCCCCGGAAAAATCGACACGCAAGGCTGGCTCGACGCGATGGAAGCCGCCGCGAACGTCGGCCTCGACACCACGGCGACCATCATGTACGGCCACGTCGAAAACGAGATGCACCGGATTCTCCACCTCGAAAAAATCCGCGCCCTCCAAGAGAGAACCGGGAACATCACGGAGTTCGTCCCGCTCTCCTTTATCCATCAGAACACGCCGCTCAAAGAGAAGGGGATGGTCGATTCGGGCGCGAGTCGCGCAGAAGACCTGCTCATGATTGCCGTCTCTCGGCTCTACCTCGACAACATCGACAACATCCAGTCGTCGTGGGTCAAGTACGGCGACGAACACGGCCTCGCCATGTTGAACGCCGGGGCGAACGACTTCATGGGGACGATTCTCTCAGAAGAGATCACCAAGCGCGCGGGTGGTCAGTATGGCGAAGTCCGTACCTTCGACGAGTACGTGGACATGATTACGAGCATCGGGCGCGTCCCGGTCGAACGCTCGACCGATTACCGCCAAAAACGCCGCATCGACCCCGACGTGCGCCCCGCCGGACCGATGTTAGGGCCCAAGGCGGACGGCACGCCGATGTTCACAAAGAAGACGCCGACGGCTGATTGA
- the cofG gene encoding 7,8-didemethyl-8-hydroxy-5-deazariboflavin synthase subunit CofG, which yields MIPGASEYDIDIAFDDRAVERLLAVTPADVDAAPELSFAKNVFLPLTTACRYTCTYCTYYDVPGQATLMTPDQIREQCRLGADAGCTEALFTFGDDPDDRYTEIHDQLGEWGHDSIHSYLRDACEIALDEGLLPHSNPGDQTPAQMELVADVNASMGVMLETTAEVQAHGGPRAKSPGQRLATLRTAGELGVPFTTGILVGIGETWRDRAESLLAIRTMHERYGHIQEVIVQNVSPNERWRQDGPSLDTMRRVVAMARVCLPEEISVQVPPNLAPVRELLDCGIDDLGGVSPVTDDYINPDYKWPALRELEDIAGEAGVPLRERLPVYERFLPAENEAENHWLSAQITEAIREESAAGERYRRVLNQPSASSL from the coding sequence ATGATTCCCGGGGCGAGCGAGTACGACATCGACATCGCGTTCGACGACCGTGCGGTGGAGCGACTGCTCGCCGTGACGCCGGCTGACGTCGATGCGGCCCCGGAGCTGAGCTTTGCGAAAAACGTCTTCCTCCCGCTCACGACCGCCTGCCGGTACACCTGCACCTACTGCACCTACTACGACGTGCCGGGACAGGCGACGCTCATGACGCCCGACCAGATACGCGAGCAGTGTCGCCTCGGCGCGGACGCCGGGTGTACAGAAGCCCTGTTTACGTTCGGTGACGACCCGGACGACCGCTACACCGAGATTCACGACCAGTTAGGCGAATGGGGCCACGACTCGATTCACAGCTATCTACGCGACGCCTGCGAAATCGCCCTCGACGAGGGCCTGCTTCCGCACTCGAATCCGGGCGACCAGACGCCCGCACAGATGGAACTCGTCGCCGACGTGAACGCGAGCATGGGTGTCATGCTCGAAACCACCGCCGAAGTGCAAGCCCACGGCGGGCCGCGGGCGAAATCGCCAGGACAGCGCCTCGCCACCCTGCGAACCGCCGGGGAACTCGGCGTCCCGTTCACGACGGGCATTCTGGTCGGCATCGGTGAGACGTGGCGCGACCGCGCCGAGAGCCTGCTCGCCATCCGCACGATGCACGAGCGCTACGGGCACATCCAAGAGGTCATCGTCCAGAACGTGAGTCCGAACGAACGCTGGCGGCAGGATGGCCCCTCGCTCGATACGATGCGCCGTGTGGTAGCCATGGCCCGCGTCTGCCTGCCCGAGGAGATTTCGGTGCAAGTCCCCCCGAACCTCGCGCCCGTCCGCGAGTTGCTGGACTGTGGCATCGACGATTTAGGCGGCGTCTCGCCGGTCACGGACGACTACATCAATCCGGATTACAAGTGGCCCGCACTCCGCGAACTGGAGGACATTGCGGGAGAGGCGGGTGTGCCCCTCAGAGAGCGATTGCCCGTTTACGAGCGCTTCCTCCCTGCCGAAAACGAGGCTGAGAATCATTGGCTCTCGGCACAGATTACGGAGGCGATTCGAGAGGAGAGCGCGGCGGGTGAGCGCTACCGGCGGGTGCTCAATCAGCCGTCGGCGTCTTCTTTGTGA
- a CDS encoding phosphoribosylaminoimidazolesuccinocarboxamide synthase, producing the protein MTSVKEFRIAEAATPDSLGRGAFYFTDDYSVFDWGKMPDQIPEKGASLCAMGAFNFELLEANGIPTHYRGVVEDGETIALADATEPPREMAIDLTQVPDLPNDGRTYDYDAYHDAAGENYLIPLEIVFRNTVPIGSSLRHRTEPADHGLDFAEWPDEVVSLAEPIIEFSTKYEKGDRYLDTEEAAEIAGVADLDAIAHVARDVNRLVTEQAASAGLTHEDGKIECLYFDGEIRVADVVGTFDENRFSYDGQQLSKEVIRQYHKRTQPEWVEAVTEAKAEAKRRDIADWKSLCDVEPTPLSADVLTVAQHMYAAGTNAYIDRDLFAAPSLAEAVAAVRDL; encoded by the coding sequence ATGACGAGCGTCAAGGAGTTCCGTATCGCGGAGGCGGCCACGCCCGACTCACTCGGCCGAGGCGCGTTCTACTTCACCGACGACTATTCGGTGTTCGACTGGGGGAAGATGCCAGACCAGATTCCCGAGAAAGGCGCGAGCCTCTGTGCGATGGGCGCGTTCAACTTCGAGTTGCTCGAAGCCAACGGAATACCGACCCACTACCGCGGCGTCGTCGAAGACGGCGAAACGATTGCGCTCGCAGACGCCACCGAGCCACCGCGCGAAATGGCCATCGACCTCACGCAGGTTCCAGACCTCCCGAACGACGGGCGCACCTACGACTACGACGCCTACCACGACGCGGCGGGTGAAAACTACCTCATCCCGCTCGAAATCGTGTTCAGAAATACGGTGCCGATTGGGTCGAGCCTCAGGCACCGTACGGAACCCGCAGACCATGGCCTCGACTTCGCCGAGTGGCCGGACGAAGTCGTCTCCCTTGCAGAGCCAATCATCGAGTTCTCTACGAAATACGAGAAGGGCGACCGGTATCTCGACACCGAGGAAGCCGCCGAAATCGCAGGCGTCGCTGACCTTGATGCAATCGCACACGTGGCCCGTGACGTAAACCGCCTCGTGACCGAACAGGCCGCGAGCGCCGGACTCACCCACGAAGACGGGAAAATCGAGTGCCTCTATTTCGACGGCGAGATTCGCGTCGCGGACGTGGTCGGCACGTTCGACGAGAACCGCTTTAGCTACGACGGCCAGCAACTCTCGAAAGAGGTCATCCGCCAGTACCACAAGCGTACCCAACCCGAGTGGGTCGAAGCCGTAACTGAGGCGAAAGCAGAGGCAAAGCGCCGTGACATTGCCGACTGGAAGTCACTCTGTGACGTAGAACCAACCCCGCTCTCTGCCGACGTGCTCACCGTCGCACAGCACATGTACGCCGCAGGCACGAACGCGTACATCGACCGCGACCTCTTCGCCGCGCCGTCGCTCGCGGAAGCGGTTGCCGCCGTCCGCGACCTCTGA